The Christiangramia flava JLT2011 genome has a segment encoding these proteins:
- a CDS encoding RagB/SusD family nutrient uptake outer membrane protein, with the protein MKNLIKICTVLLLTGLLISCEEEDFENDFLEAPAKSTLDESIIFSTVDLAKGAVDGILEPVGQTNSYRGRFIPYYGFNTDVEYNYSSDDEGSADADLVAYDAKPNNSRMNSENNAWAMMYQGIERANIVIRGLRNYGNPEPGTEFGQLLGAALTYRAIYYADLMKAWGDVPARFEPITTETIYLGKTSRDTIYKRLIADLGEASTLVAWPNETAATTTVERINKAFVKGFRARLAMVASGYQQYPDGIRRSNDPDLSVQKMYQLALDECRAVINSGKASLEPTFEGFWRKYNQENINAGGESLWEIPFSSGRGRVLFSFAVRHRSVDQFTGQPRGGTAGPTPTVYYDYNENDLRRDVTCVPYEWGAAVEGIAQQQLVGIDTWYFGKYRYEWMDRYVTSTNDDGVNFIYMRYAEVLLTAAEAANELEGPGAAAPYLKELRRRAFPSAQQAEMVDAYVDALSSKEAMFDAIVEEYKYEYTGEMDRKMDLIRWNLLGTKLDEEKAKLSDLNTRSGEYANVPTTLYYKYEEDGYTLDIYGLNRGETGNPGPEYSAFNWDQPLDEMINTIYKPGVDPDQRQFWPIWQVFLDASNGKLTNDYGY; encoded by the coding sequence ATGAAAAACTTAATAAAAATCTGTACAGTATTACTGCTAACAGGTCTGTTGATATCATGTGAGGAGGAAGATTTTGAAAATGACTTCTTGGAAGCACCTGCAAAATCTACGTTGGATGAGTCGATCATTTTTTCAACGGTTGATCTTGCTAAAGGCGCCGTAGACGGAATTTTGGAACCAGTGGGGCAGACCAACTCTTACCGCGGTAGATTCATCCCTTACTATGGTTTCAATACCGATGTGGAATATAATTACAGTTCAGATGACGAAGGAAGTGCAGATGCTGACCTGGTAGCCTATGATGCCAAGCCGAACAACTCCCGAATGAATTCTGAAAACAACGCCTGGGCCATGATGTACCAGGGGATCGAAAGAGCCAATATCGTAATCCGTGGATTGAGAAACTACGGAAACCCCGAACCGGGAACCGAATTTGGTCAGCTTTTGGGGGCAGCCCTAACGTATCGCGCGATCTATTATGCTGATTTGATGAAAGCTTGGGGCGACGTACCCGCCCGTTTTGAACCTATTACAACGGAAACCATTTACCTGGGAAAGACCAGTAGAGATACCATTTATAAAAGACTGATCGCAGATCTTGGAGAAGCTTCCACGCTGGTAGCCTGGCCAAATGAAACCGCTGCGACCACGACGGTAGAGCGAATCAATAAAGCCTTCGTTAAAGGCTTCCGTGCCCGTCTGGCCATGGTGGCCAGTGGGTACCAGCAATATCCTGACGGAATTAGGAGAAGTAATGATCCAGATCTTTCCGTTCAGAAAATGTATCAGTTAGCGCTGGACGAGTGTCGTGCAGTGATCAACAGTGGGAAGGCTTCGCTGGAACCAACATTTGAAGGGTTCTGGAGAAAATACAACCAGGAAAATATCAATGCCGGCGGAGAATCCCTGTGGGAAATCCCATTTTCAAGCGGTAGAGGTAGAGTGTTGTTCTCTTTTGCCGTGCGTCACCGTAGCGTAGACCAGTTTACCGGTCAGCCACGTGGTGGAACTGCCGGCCCAACTCCAACAGTTTATTACGATTATAATGAAAATGACCTTCGTCGGGATGTGACCTGTGTGCCTTACGAGTGGGGTGCAGCAGTAGAGGGTATCGCCCAGCAGCAACTGGTGGGAATTGATACCTGGTACTTCGGAAAATATCGCTACGAGTGGATGGATCGCTACGTGACTTCCACCAACGATGACGGGGTGAATTTTATCTATATGCGTTATGCAGAAGTTTTACTAACTGCTGCGGAAGCTGCCAATGAACTTGAAGGTCCGGGAGCTGCGGCACCATACCTGAAAGAATTGAGAAGAAGAGCCTTCCCATCAGCCCAACAGGCTGAAATGGTGGATGCCTACGTAGATGCACTTTCCAGTAAGGAAGCCATGTTCGATGCAATCGTGGAAGAATACAAATATGAATATACCGGTGAGATGGACCGTAAAATGGATCTTATTCGCTGGAATCTTCTGGGAACAAAACTGGACGAGGAAAAAGCCAAACTTAGCGACCTGAATACCCGAAGCGGAGAATATGCAAATGTTCCAACCACGCTTTATTATAAATATGAAGAAGATGGTTATACGCTGGATATTTATGGGCTGAACAGAGGAGAAACCGGAAACCCTGGTCCAGAATACTCTGCATTCAACTGGGATCAGCCTTTAGATGAAATGATCAATACCATTTATAAGCCTGGAGTAGATCCAGATCAAAGACAATTCTGGCCAATCTGGCAAGTCTTTTTGGATGCGAGTAACGGTAAACTAACGAATGATTATGGTTACTAG
- a CDS encoding SusC/RagA family TonB-linked outer membrane protein, whose translation MNDKSLLGKGSVFIWRFLLLILFCAPGMVLAQDSVTVTGTVTGADDQVPLLGVNVVEKGTSNGTMTDFDGNYSLDVSGHNAVLVFSYVGYQTTEVSLNGQTVLDAALQVDSNALDEVVVVGYGTTKKSDLTGSVVSISGNDLTEQAKSSVAETLTGRLPGVQVLSTEGSPDAEINIRIRGSGSLTQDSSPLIIVDGFPVNSMSDISPTDIESISVLKDASSTAIYGSRGANGVIIITTKDGKSGKVSVNFNTFYGLQKIANTIDVLQPEDFVKWQYEYALLEDAENIDSYEKYFGLWQDYDQYIGQEGNNWQKQIYGNMGRVQSHDLAVRGGTDKMNFNFNYARYDVNTIMAGSAYTRDNLALALKSQAGDKVDLSFTLRYSDTEINGGGTNEQNEISSADSRLKHSVGYSPIPISGLTTTATDEAIASYLVNPFVAVADNQRQQLRKNFNMLGSFGWDILQDLRFQSDFGLDNRTDQDFRYYGRSTYYSNNRPSADNQGLPSLVYSDQKRESFRNANTINYDFNEWLGEDHALKLLLGEEMIITKNNEETSEIQGFPKDFDFETTRKLTTQGTPQSVDNFYSPDDKLLSFFGRVNYEFQNKYLVTATYRADGSSKFLGDNRWGYFPSAAVAWKIKEENFLKDAEWLSALKIRLSYGEAGNNNIPSGQTVQSFQSNTTTYLNDIPTYWSASRTLANPDLKWETTVTQNAGLDFEMFRGILSGSVEVYKNLTTDLLVNFPVPGTGYQSQYRNLGEIQNTGIEGSLNINAINKLDYGLSFAFNISANRNKINSLGELEDFGQNTNWASTQIGNDYVVRVGEPIGMMYGFRNDGRYEVSDFDFDATTNTYTLKPGVVDNSAIVGTVRPGTLKLQDLNNDGVVDVNDNTIIGNANPDYTGGMVINAYAYGFDFSAAFNYSVGNDVYNANKIEFTTANQNGQYRNLSTIMADGQRWTNLDPETGMLITDPDQLAAANANTTMWSPYMQNYVFSDWAVEDGSFLRLNTITLGYTLPDSLMSKAGISKLRFYVTGNNVFILTDYSGLDPEVSTRRKTPLTPGVDYSPFPRSRQVVFGLNLNF comes from the coding sequence ATGAATGATAAATCATTACTAGGCAAAGGGTCAGTATTTATCTGGAGGTTTCTGTTGCTTATTTTATTTTGCGCTCCGGGTATGGTCCTGGCGCAGGATTCCGTAACGGTTACCGGAACAGTAACCGGTGCAGATGATCAGGTTCCGCTGCTAGGTGTGAATGTTGTTGAAAAGGGAACATCTAATGGTACCATGACCGATTTTGACGGAAACTACTCCCTGGATGTTTCAGGTCATAACGCCGTTTTGGTGTTTAGTTATGTGGGGTATCAGACCACGGAAGTTTCACTTAACGGTCAAACTGTGCTGGATGCGGCGTTGCAGGTAGATTCCAACGCACTGGATGAAGTAGTGGTGGTGGGATATGGTACCACCAAGAAATCAGACCTTACAGGATCGGTTGTTTCCATTTCGGGGAATGATCTTACAGAACAGGCCAAATCGAGTGTGGCTGAAACGCTTACCGGTAGACTCCCCGGAGTACAGGTGCTTTCCACAGAAGGTTCTCCAGATGCCGAGATCAATATCAGGATTCGCGGTAGCGGGTCTTTAACGCAGGACAGCTCGCCATTGATCATCGTGGATGGTTTCCCGGTGAACAGCATGAGCGACATTAGCCCAACAGATATTGAAAGCATTTCCGTATTAAAGGATGCTTCATCTACAGCGATCTATGGATCTCGTGGAGCGAACGGGGTAATCATTATTACTACGAAAGACGGTAAAAGCGGAAAAGTGAGTGTGAACTTCAATACGTTCTATGGTTTGCAGAAAATTGCCAATACTATTGATGTCTTGCAGCCGGAAGATTTCGTGAAGTGGCAATACGAATACGCACTTTTAGAAGATGCTGAAAATATTGATTCTTACGAGAAGTATTTTGGATTATGGCAGGATTACGACCAGTATATTGGCCAGGAAGGTAACAACTGGCAAAAACAGATCTACGGAAATATGGGGCGCGTTCAAAGTCATGACCTGGCCGTTCGTGGCGGGACAGACAAGATGAACTTCAACTTCAACTATGCGCGTTACGATGTAAATACCATCATGGCCGGTTCGGCTTACACGCGTGATAACCTCGCACTGGCCCTGAAGAGCCAGGCTGGTGATAAAGTAGACCTGTCTTTTACGCTTCGTTATTCTGATACCGAGATCAACGGTGGAGGAACTAACGAGCAAAACGAAATTTCTTCGGCTGATTCCAGGCTGAAGCATAGTGTAGGATATTCTCCAATACCAATTTCCGGTTTGACCACCACGGCTACTGATGAAGCGATTGCCAGTTACCTCGTGAATCCTTTCGTGGCAGTGGCAGATAATCAGCGTCAACAGCTTCGTAAGAACTTCAATATGCTTGGAAGTTTTGGATGGGACATCCTTCAGGACTTGAGATTCCAGTCAGATTTTGGTTTGGACAACCGAACCGATCAGGATTTTAGATATTACGGTCGTTCTACTTATTATTCTAATAACCGACCTTCAGCAGATAACCAGGGCTTACCATCACTGGTCTACAGCGATCAGAAAAGAGAAAGCTTCAGAAATGCCAATACCATTAATTATGATTTCAATGAGTGGCTGGGCGAGGATCATGCCCTGAAGTTATTGCTTGGGGAAGAGATGATCATCACGAAGAACAACGAAGAAACTTCAGAAATACAAGGTTTTCCAAAAGATTTCGATTTTGAGACCACTAGAAAATTAACCACTCAGGGAACACCACAATCAGTAGATAACTTTTACAGCCCTGATGATAAGTTGTTATCTTTCTTCGGAAGGGTGAACTATGAGTTTCAGAATAAATATTTGGTAACTGCGACCTATCGTGCCGATGGTTCCAGTAAATTTTTGGGTGATAACCGATGGGGGTATTTTCCTTCCGCCGCTGTTGCCTGGAAGATCAAAGAAGAAAACTTCCTGAAAGATGCGGAATGGCTAAGCGCCTTGAAGATCAGGCTGAGTTATGGTGAGGCGGGGAATAACAATATTCCTTCGGGACAGACAGTTCAGAGTTTCCAGTCTAATACCACGACTTACCTGAATGATATTCCAACTTACTGGTCGGCCTCCAGAACGCTGGCCAACCCGGACCTGAAATGGGAAACTACGGTAACTCAGAATGCCGGTCTGGATTTTGAAATGTTCAGAGGAATTTTGAGCGGTAGCGTGGAAGTGTATAAAAACCTTACGACCGATCTTTTGGTGAATTTCCCGGTTCCTGGAACAGGTTACCAGAGCCAGTATCGAAACCTTGGGGAAATCCAGAATACAGGTATCGAAGGTTCCCTGAATATCAATGCCATCAATAAACTGGATTACGGTTTGAGCTTTGCTTTCAACATTTCAGCTAACAGGAATAAGATCAATTCTCTTGGAGAACTGGAAGATTTTGGGCAGAATACCAACTGGGCCTCCACGCAGATCGGGAACGATTACGTGGTGCGTGTTGGCGAGCCAATCGGGATGATGTATGGCTTCAGAAATGACGGGCGTTACGAGGTTTCAGATTTTGATTTTGATGCGACCACTAATACCTATACTCTAAAACCCGGCGTGGTAGATAACAGCGCAATCGTTGGAACTGTACGACCAGGTACGCTGAAGCTGCAAGATCTGAACAATGACGGAGTGGTAGATGTAAATGACAATACCATTATTGGAAATGCCAATCCAGATTATACCGGTGGTATGGTCATCAATGCATACGCTTACGGTTTCGATTTTTCAGCAGCTTTCAATTACAGTGTTGGAAACGATGTGTACAATGCGAATAAGATCGAATTCACAACGGCTAATCAAAATGGCCAGTATCGTAACCTGAGCACGATCATGGCAGACGGGCAGCGGTGGACGAATCTTGATCCTGAGACAGGCATGCTGATCACCGATCCAGACCAGCTTGCTGCGGCCAACGCCAATACCACTATGTGGTCGCCTTACATGCAGAATTACGTGTTCAGCGACTGGGCCGTGGAAGACGGTTCTTTCCTAAGACTGAATACGATCACTTTGGGATACACGCTTCCGGATTCTTTAATGTCTAAAGCCGGTATTTCCAAACTGCGATTCTATGTAACCGGAAATAATGTATTTATCCTTACAGATTATTCAGGCCTGGATCCTGAAGTTTCTACCAGACGTAAAACGCCGCTTACTCCGGGAGTAGATTACTCACCGTTCCCAAGAAGCAGGCAGGTAGTGTTTGGATTAAACCTTAATTTTTAA
- a CDS encoding DUF4886 domain-containing protein, with protein MKTKKYLGRIRFLMMVFFAAFFTLASCDDPEQIEPKNDLAVNLTTASMVVGKELTLKPLFQQASTKYSWSVSDSTVIEIESVGKDYSAVIKAVGEGTATATIESMDGSEMASSTITTTMIRETEVSVPASITAYTQSTVTITPEFNLVEVPTQEYTWTAEPADIVSLEVDPGTYEVTIQGLQVGTTNLTITSEDGQISGTTSVTVEDENDGVLKVLAIGNSFSEDAIEYYLYGLAKAAGKDIVIGNLYIGGAELALHVENANNNAEVYSYRKINKSGTKTTTENVSIATAVADENWDYISFQQVSQNSGLYDTFTETLPALYEYVSQQNGNEYTRYLLHQTWAYAQNSTHSGFVNYDNDQMKMYEAIVSAYNQAEALIPTYKIVPSGTAIQNARTSYLGDNFNRDGYHLNEIGRYTAASTWFEILFGESVVGNSYVPDGFVDVDAEIAQNAAHEAVLQPDAVTELTAYQNAGGSGVIEKDVYIDFATSSNSTGWNGMTSFLEDATIPNLKYQDNEFTGIEMMITSRFNGQNTNGETETNTDFNMPAEVSGNSFYGNSKGVWAGILVEKGVIKLSGFTNDSSYEFCFFGSRTATDNRETKYTVIGATTGSASLNAASNTDEIACVQGIKADANGEIMIEVTSGDNNDNGNGFFYINAMRISPEE; from the coding sequence ATGAAAACAAAAAAGTACTTGGGCCGAATCAGGTTTCTGATGATGGTCTTTTTTGCAGCATTTTTCACGCTTGCCTCCTGCGATGATCCGGAACAGATCGAACCTAAGAACGACCTGGCCGTCAATCTAACCACTGCCAGTATGGTAGTAGGGAAAGAATTGACGCTGAAACCACTATTTCAGCAGGCTTCTACAAAGTACAGCTGGTCTGTTTCAGATTCTACAGTGATCGAAATTGAATCTGTAGGAAAAGATTATTCCGCAGTGATCAAAGCGGTGGGAGAAGGAACTGCCACTGCTACCATTGAGTCTATGGATGGCAGCGAAATGGCCAGTTCCACTATCACCACGACCATGATTCGGGAAACCGAAGTGAGTGTGCCGGCAAGTATTACTGCCTATACCCAATCTACAGTGACGATTACGCCGGAATTCAATTTGGTAGAGGTGCCTACTCAGGAATATACCTGGACGGCAGAGCCTGCAGATATTGTTTCACTTGAAGTAGATCCCGGAACTTACGAGGTTACCATCCAGGGACTTCAGGTTGGAACGACGAATTTGACAATTACTTCAGAAGACGGGCAGATTTCCGGAACGACCAGTGTGACCGTGGAAGATGAAAACGACGGCGTGCTGAAGGTACTGGCGATCGGAAATAGTTTTTCTGAAGATGCGATCGAATACTATCTGTACGGTTTGGCAAAAGCAGCCGGAAAAGATATAGTCATTGGTAACCTGTATATAGGAGGAGCTGAACTGGCCTTGCATGTAGAAAATGCCAATAATAATGCGGAAGTATATAGCTACAGAAAGATCAATAAATCTGGAACAAAAACAACTACCGAGAATGTTTCCATCGCAACTGCTGTGGCAGATGAGAACTGGGATTATATCAGTTTCCAGCAGGTGAGTCAGAATTCCGGATTGTATGATACATTCACTGAAACACTTCCGGCGTTATACGAGTATGTTTCCCAGCAGAATGGTAATGAATATACGAGATACCTGTTACATCAAACCTGGGCTTATGCACAAAATTCAACGCATTCCGGTTTTGTGAACTACGACAATGATCAGATGAAGATGTATGAGGCGATCGTCAGTGCCTATAACCAGGCAGAAGCGTTGATCCCAACTTATAAGATCGTTCCTTCAGGTACGGCCATTCAAAATGCCAGAACAAGTTACTTAGGAGATAACTTCAATAGAGACGGTTATCACTTAAATGAAATTGGGCGTTACACTGCTGCCAGCACCTGGTTTGAGATCTTATTCGGTGAAAGCGTGGTTGGCAATTCTTATGTGCCTGATGGGTTCGTGGATGTTGACGCGGAAATTGCTCAAAATGCCGCTCATGAAGCAGTTCTGCAACCTGATGCGGTGACGGAACTCACAGCGTACCAGAATGCGGGAGGTTCCGGAGTGATCGAGAAGGATGTGTATATCGATTTTGCGACTTCATCCAACTCAACTGGTTGGAATGGAATGACCAGCTTCCTGGAAGATGCGACTATTCCGAATTTGAAATATCAGGATAACGAGTTTACCGGTATCGAAATGATGATCACCAGCAGGTTCAACGGCCAGAACACCAACGGGGAAACAGAGACGAATACAGATTTCAATATGCCAGCTGAGGTTTCCGGAAATTCTTTCTACGGAAATTCAAAAGGGGTCTGGGCAGGAATCCTGGTAGAAAAAGGCGTGATCAAATTAAGCGGATTTACGAACGATTCTTCTTATGAATTCTGTTTCTTCGGTTCCAGAACGGCGACCGATAATCGCGAAACCAAGTATACCGTAATTGGAGCAACCACCGGTTCGGCTAGTCTGAATGCTGCCAGTAATACGGATGAGATCGCCTGTGTTCAGGGCATCAAAGCGGATGCTAATGGAGAGATCATGATCGAAGTGACCTCGGGTGATAATAATGATAATGGGAACGGGTTCTTCTACATCAATGCGATGAGAATTTCTCCGGAAGAATAA
- a CDS encoding universal stress protein yields MKNILVCTDFSKNAYCALHYATRLFRDEICNFVILHSYNDRLTNSSYLLINEMERENNLKVREEAMEKNMELMHSIKRDSTGNNQFKTVTTELPLVQAIKEQIEKQHIDLVVMGTEGKSGLSQRFFGRKTLSVIQHLSTTPILIIPRETDFSEPLSIDFATDFKMEPEIANFPILKAIVETYHSSIRFVHSGNEEDMETSQWKNYRLLKETLENPNAAIEYLPTHLEVSRAIAEHMKENHVDLLCMVKFKHQNWQFFREPVIKELDLHLRFPFLILQSEKLK; encoded by the coding sequence ATGAAAAATATTCTTGTTTGTACCGACTTTTCAAAAAATGCCTATTGCGCACTGCACTATGCCACCCGGCTGTTCAGGGATGAGATCTGCAACTTTGTGATCCTCCATTCCTATAACGACCGGCTTACCAATTCCAGTTATTTACTAATCAATGAAATGGAACGCGAAAACAACCTGAAAGTAAGGGAGGAGGCGATGGAAAAGAATATGGAACTAATGCATTCCATCAAACGCGATTCCACGGGGAATAATCAATTTAAGACCGTCACGACTGAATTGCCTCTCGTCCAGGCAATAAAAGAACAGATCGAAAAACAGCACATTGATCTGGTAGTGATGGGAACCGAAGGAAAATCGGGTTTATCGCAACGCTTCTTCGGAAGAAAAACCCTTTCGGTGATCCAGCACCTCTCTACCACACCTATTCTTATCATCCCTAGGGAAACCGATTTTTCCGAACCGCTGAGCATTGATTTTGCAACCGATTTCAAAATGGAGCCGGAAATTGCCAATTTTCCGATCTTAAAAGCGATCGTAGAAACCTACCATTCGTCGATACGGTTCGTCCACTCCGGAAATGAAGAAGATATGGAAACCAGCCAATGGAAAAATTACAGGCTGCTGAAAGAGACGCTGGAAAACCCGAATGCAGCGATTGAATATTTGCCTACGCACCTGGAAGTTTCCCGGGCCATTGCAGAACACATGAAGGAAAACCACGTAGACCTCTTGTGTATGGTAAAATTCAAGCACCAAAACTGGCAGTTCTTCCGGGAGCCCGTGATCAAGGAACTGGATCTTCACCTGCGATTTCCATTTCTGATCTTACAGTCTGAAAAACTGAAATGA
- a CDS encoding DUF5123 domain-containing protein codes for MNFKHIFKSVLVALVLLGTVTGCDYDTELIEELPVEREFAPVALKAFVRNQVNVELNWTVNENVNSYIVEFSANDPSFGNITKTLEVTPDELPVLVPLEGETLYSIRVKAISSRGLDDSSWATTTAQTLTEQLFLEGDPSDIKALEATLRWVAGSDVTEIRLSPGDIVYTLSEEEKAAGVATITGLTSETEYTATLLNGSKVRGLKVFTTGIDIGTGKLVTPEDDLLQMITDAVAGDILVLQEGDYTEQTGTITLDKSLTIRGLRSYDKPLLRVNFEITTGAEDVSLIDLDLQGDGDGSSTLSDAVRYTGPGNFNTLLISGCNIHDYARSFIAGNETDAILQSLTVENSIIHDIFTSGGDFIDFRNSDVLNVLLQNSTFYNCAPGRDFIRMDAAGTTNDTGQTSNIVIDSCTIYASADSDSRRLLYVRFVSNDVTVTNTLIAETESEGYADREGIDESPTFSNNNYFNAPGFYDTAQYIYDDSSYTTLDPGFVDPSTGDFTVTNQTLIDNMVGDPRWR; via the coding sequence ATGAATTTTAAACACATCTTTAAAAGTGTACTGGTAGCCCTGGTCCTTCTGGGCACAGTTACTGGATGCGATTATGATACAGAACTGATAGAGGAACTTCCGGTGGAAAGGGAGTTTGCTCCGGTAGCCCTGAAAGCTTTTGTGCGAAATCAGGTGAACGTGGAGCTGAACTGGACCGTAAATGAGAACGTGAACAGTTATATTGTGGAATTCAGCGCTAACGATCCCAGTTTTGGTAACATTACTAAAACGCTGGAAGTGACACCAGATGAATTACCCGTCTTGGTGCCGCTGGAAGGAGAAACACTGTATTCTATCAGGGTGAAAGCCATCAGCTCTCGCGGGCTGGACGACTCTTCCTGGGCAACGACCACGGCGCAAACGCTGACCGAACAATTGTTCCTGGAAGGAGATCCAAGCGATATTAAAGCTCTGGAAGCTACCCTAAGATGGGTTGCCGGCAGTGATGTAACCGAAATTCGTCTCAGTCCTGGTGACATCGTTTATACCCTTTCCGAAGAAGAAAAAGCAGCCGGAGTGGCGACAATAACCGGTCTTACCTCAGAAACCGAGTATACTGCAACTTTACTGAATGGAAGCAAAGTTCGTGGCCTGAAGGTCTTCACTACGGGAATCGATATTGGTACCGGAAAACTGGTAACTCCGGAAGACGACCTGCTTCAAATGATCACAGATGCTGTGGCCGGTGATATACTGGTATTACAGGAAGGTGATTATACCGAGCAAACCGGAACCATTACACTGGATAAATCCCTGACCATTCGCGGTCTCAGAAGTTATGATAAGCCCCTGCTGCGCGTGAACTTTGAAATTACCACCGGTGCAGAAGATGTCTCGTTGATCGATCTTGACCTTCAGGGTGATGGCGATGGTTCTTCCACATTATCAGACGCGGTACGTTATACCGGCCCGGGTAATTTCAATACCCTGTTGATCAGCGGCTGTAATATCCATGATTACGCGCGTTCGTTCATCGCCGGAAATGAGACCGATGCGATCCTGCAATCTTTAACAGTTGAAAACAGTATCATACACGATATTTTCACTTCTGGAGGAGACTTCATCGATTTCAGAAATTCTGATGTGCTCAATGTATTGCTGCAAAACAGTACGTTCTATAATTGTGCTCCGGGTCGTGATTTCATCAGGATGGATGCTGCAGGAACGACCAATGATACAGGCCAGACTTCCAATATCGTGATAGACAGCTGTACCATTTATGCCAGTGCCGATTCTGATAGCCGAAGATTGTTGTATGTTCGGTTTGTATCTAATGACGTGACGGTGACTAATACCCTGATCGCCGAAACAGAATCTGAAGGTTATGCTGATAGAGAGGGAATAGATGAATCTCCTACTTTCAGCAATAACAATTACTTCAACGCGCCAGGTTTCTATGATACCGCTCAGTACATCTATGATGACAGCAGTTATACCACCCTGGATCCTGGATTTGTAGACCCTTCAACCGGTGATTTTACCGTTACTAATCAAACTTTGATAGATAACATGGTGGGTGATCCTCGCTGGAGATAA
- a CDS encoding GatB/YqeY domain-containing protein, whose translation MSLQDKVMAEMKAAMKAKDSAKLEALRAVKSAILLANTESDSKDGLSEEEELKLLQKLVKQRKESAQIYQEQGREDLAAPELEQALVIEAFLPEQLSEEEVEAKVEEVIAKTGASGMQDMGKVMGMVTKELAGRADGRTISTIVKQKLSN comes from the coding sequence ATGAGTTTACAGGATAAGGTAATGGCTGAAATGAAAGCCGCGATGAAAGCCAAAGACAGCGCTAAACTGGAGGCTTTAAGAGCTGTGAAAAGCGCCATTTTACTGGCAAATACTGAAAGTGATTCTAAAGACGGCCTTTCTGAGGAAGAGGAACTGAAATTGCTTCAAAAGCTGGTCAAGCAACGCAAGGAAAGCGCCCAGATCTATCAGGAGCAGGGGCGGGAAGATCTTGCGGCACCTGAACTGGAACAGGCTTTGGTGATCGAAGCTTTTCTTCCGGAGCAATTATCGGAAGAAGAAGTGGAGGCTAAAGTAGAAGAAGTGATCGCGAAAACCGGTGCCAGCGGTATGCAGGACATGGGAAAAGTGATGGGAATGGTGACAAAAGAGCTCGCCGGTAGAGCGGATGGGCGTACCATTTCGACGATCGTAAAGCAAAAACTGAGCAATTAA
- a CDS encoding alpha/beta hydrolase — MKKCLLFFLILFSLNQSFSQEVLIDSLFRVQPVTTEVYAEKDSTQLIVDLYQPETSSKEAKPLIVFMHGGGFAGGSPRNPAEVRFAKIAAAKGYVVGLISYRLVRKGKSFSCDFDADGKMEVFKLAAEDFLDAVSFLKKNAEKYQIDPENIIVGGSSAGAEAVLDAVYNRDLVLEQKNAYPDIQFKAVISLAGAIVDVRYLTEKNAIPGIFFHGTDDNLVPYATAPHHYCDPESPGYLILDGSKTIVEKLKEFNSSYLFYTFEGAKHEISGMPFDDLPAIFQFIKSVVFHKEQVQTTVYH; from the coding sequence ATGAAAAAATGCCTGCTTTTCTTCCTCATTCTTTTCAGTCTCAACCAGTCCTTTTCACAGGAAGTATTGATAGACAGCCTGTTCCGGGTTCAACCAGTCACTACGGAAGTATATGCGGAAAAAGATTCGACTCAACTTATAGTGGATCTGTATCAACCGGAAACCTCTTCTAAAGAAGCAAAACCGCTGATCGTTTTCATGCATGGTGGCGGATTTGCCGGTGGAAGTCCTCGTAATCCTGCTGAAGTTCGCTTCGCCAAAATAGCAGCTGCCAAAGGTTATGTCGTAGGCCTTATCTCTTACCGCCTTGTTCGAAAAGGCAAATCATTTAGCTGTGATTTTGATGCCGATGGAAAAATGGAAGTTTTCAAGCTCGCTGCGGAAGATTTTCTGGATGCCGTTAGTTTCCTGAAAAAAAATGCTGAAAAATACCAGATAGATCCTGAAAATATCATCGTTGGCGGAAGCAGTGCCGGGGCCGAAGCCGTTTTAGATGCCGTATATAATCGTGACCTCGTCCTGGAGCAGAAAAATGCCTACCCGGATATTCAGTTTAAAGCAGTAATTTCCCTGGCTGGCGCCATTGTAGATGTTCGCTATTTAACGGAAAAAAATGCTATTCCGGGAATATTCTTCCACGGTACAGATGACAACCTGGTTCCTTACGCCACAGCCCCGCACCATTATTGCGATCCTGAATCTCCGGGCTATCTTATCCTGGATGGTTCCAAAACGATCGTAGAAAAACTGAAAGAATTCAACAGTTCTTATCTTTTCTACACGTTTGAAGGAGCTAAACATGAAATTTCCGGGATGCCGTTTGATGATCTGCCAGCGATTTTTCAATTTATAAAATCGGTGGTATTCCATAAAGAACAGGTCCAGACCACCGTGTACCACTAA